One window of the Chryseobacterium sp. CY350 genome contains the following:
- the porY gene encoding sensor histidine kinase codes for MKPLLSKTTKPFLIFVLIILTISIPVYYFMVDAIWQNELDEHNEIVAEKTSFEFNRMKISNKDIQRNINLWNQIQPGTSIQKLPFNSYKKDQIFTTEKYKPFSSDKTIERYRTLKKVIYIKNEPYLFTIETNIEETESTVMIIGMITLFFFIMIVTGLFILNRRLSKTIWKPFRNTLDKLKNFNLNTQTIIEFENTDTTEFDELNISLKKLIAQNVSVYKAQKEFTENASHELQTPLAILKNKLDLLLQDADLTEKQYNIAEDMHKALSRSARINQNLLLLAKIENSQFLHSEIINFDELLTQSIENLQEHLDQKNITLKLGVIQKTSIKGNTSLTEILINNLFLNAIRHTAADGIIFVSLQASVFSVANTGAEKLNEDLLFKRFARLSANNSGSGLGLAIIKEILKSQNWEVKYSFTDQKHLFSVTF; via the coding sequence ATGAAGCCGTTATTAAGTAAAACAACCAAACCGTTTTTGATCTTTGTGCTGATTATTCTGACAATCAGTATACCTGTCTATTATTTTATGGTTGATGCGATCTGGCAAAATGAACTTGACGAGCACAATGAAATTGTTGCAGAAAAAACTTCATTTGAATTTAACCGAATGAAGATTTCCAATAAAGATATTCAGCGGAATATCAATTTATGGAATCAGATTCAACCCGGCACCAGTATTCAGAAACTTCCTTTTAACAGTTATAAGAAAGACCAGATCTTTACCACCGAAAAGTATAAACCATTTTCTTCTGATAAAACAATCGAGCGTTACAGAACTCTCAAAAAAGTGATTTATATTAAAAATGAACCGTATCTGTTTACCATAGAAACCAATATTGAGGAAACCGAAAGTACAGTAATGATTATCGGAATGATTACTCTTTTCTTTTTTATTATGATCGTAACGGGACTTTTTATTCTGAACAGAAGATTATCAAAGACAATCTGGAAACCGTTCAGAAACACATTAGATAAATTAAAGAATTTTAATCTTAACACACAGACAATCATTGAGTTTGAAAATACTGACACTACAGAATTCGATGAGCTGAATATTTCTTTAAAAAAGCTTATTGCTCAGAATGTTTCTGTTTATAAAGCCCAGAAAGAATTTACCGAAAATGCATCTCACGAGTTGCAAACACCGTTGGCTATTTTGAAGAACAAGCTTGATCTTCTATTGCAGGATGCAGATCTTACTGAAAAACAGTACAATATCGCTGAAGATATGCACAAAGCACTGTCGCGAAGTGCAAGAATCAATCAAAATCTTCTGCTGCTGGCAAAAATTGAGAACAGCCAGTTTCTTCATTCAGAAATCATCAATTTTGATGAATTACTGACTCAAAGTATTGAAAATCTTCAGGAACATCTTGATCAGAAAAACATAACTTTAAAGCTCGGTGTCATTCAAAAAACGTCCATAAAAGGAAATACAAGTCTTACAGAAATACTTATTAACAATCTGTTTCTGAACGCAATTCGGCATACTGCAGCAGATGGTATTATTTTCGTCAGCTTGCAAGCTTCAGTTTTTTCTGTCGCCAATACCGGAGCCGAGAAATTAAATGAAGATCTTTTGTTTAAAAGATTTGCAAGGCTATCTGCAAACAACAGCGGGAGCGGTTTAGGGCTTGCTATTATTAAAGAAATTTTAAAATCTCAAAATTGGGAAGTGAAATACAGCTTTACAGATCAAAAACACCTTTTTTCTGTTACATTCTAA
- a CDS encoding LTA synthase family protein, with product MNTKLSQKLFKSRFSVLFSILSLYISLSFFIRITMMIWSVKDLDLNPIYIFRAFATGFLFDLIMGLSILVPYTIYLLIFPRKWMGSLFDRCFTYFYLTIILIVIYFSLLAEIPFWDEFGVRFNFIAVDYLIYTYEVFANINQSYPLPLVGVVLVGLIMLTFIVFKKFSTFKHTFSRKTPIRNRLFHTVPVFGIAVILGLALRNKQADFSNNLVINELGKNGAYSFVSAFRSNELDYETFYPKLSEKEAYAIVRKNLLQENQKNSTTRYDDISRITAGDQEKKPNIILIAIESFSADFLSEFGNTNHLTPNYDRLSSESIFFTNLYATGTRTVRGMEALTLSVPPTPGNSIVRRPDNKNLFSVSTIVKSKNYQPYFIYGGDGYFDNMNTFFGGQGFDIVDRDRGNPLSDEITTNRFAIPDQEVTFENAWGICDEDLYNQSVKYADKNFKSDKPFFQFVMTTSNHKPYSFPAGRIDLAPGDRNAAVKYTDYALGKFIEKAKTKPWFKNTVFVIVADHCASSAGKWEINIDRHHIPAIIYNLPKQMPTKIARLTSQIDLMPTLFGYLGWNYTTNLYGKDINKTPIGDERAFIGNYRTLGMLKGNIFTQIDDRKCVKQFVVSGNEKQILTVSKTKNKDLASQTISYYQTASMRFKNGKMRNK from the coding sequence ATGAATACAAAATTATCCCAAAAGTTATTTAAGAGCAGATTTTCTGTATTATTCAGCATTTTATCTTTATACATTTCTCTGTCTTTTTTTATAAGGATTACAATGATGATCTGGTCTGTAAAAGATCTAGACCTTAACCCGATTTATATTTTCAGAGCATTTGCAACAGGTTTTTTATTCGATCTTATAATGGGATTATCAATTCTGGTTCCTTACACAATCTATTTATTAATTTTTCCGAGAAAATGGATGGGTTCATTATTTGACAGATGTTTTACTTATTTTTATCTCACAATCATTTTAATTGTCATTTATTTCAGTCTTCTTGCGGAAATTCCTTTTTGGGATGAGTTCGGAGTAAGGTTTAATTTCATTGCGGTAGATTATCTCATTTATACTTATGAAGTTTTTGCCAATATCAACCAATCTTATCCATTACCTTTAGTTGGCGTTGTTTTGGTGGGATTGATCATGCTTACATTCATTGTATTTAAAAAATTTAGTACTTTTAAACACACCTTTTCTCGTAAAACGCCGATCCGTAATCGTCTATTTCATACGGTTCCTGTTTTTGGAATTGCTGTTATTTTAGGATTAGCTTTGAGAAATAAACAGGCAGACTTCAGCAATAATCTAGTAATTAATGAATTAGGTAAAAACGGAGCTTATTCTTTTGTAAGTGCTTTTAGATCTAATGAACTTGATTATGAAACGTTCTATCCCAAACTGTCTGAAAAAGAAGCCTACGCAATCGTCAGAAAAAATCTTTTACAGGAAAACCAAAAAAACAGTACAACACGATATGATGATATTTCAAGAATAACAGCCGGCGATCAGGAAAAAAAACCAAATATCATTCTTATTGCTATCGAAAGTTTCAGTGCAGATTTTCTTTCGGAATTTGGAAATACTAATCATCTTACGCCCAATTACGATAGATTATCCAGCGAAAGTATTTTCTTTACAAATCTTTATGCAACTGGTACCAGAACGGTTCGCGGCATGGAGGCTCTGACGTTATCTGTCCCACCAACTCCGGGAAATAGTATTGTAAGAAGACCAGACAACAAAAATTTATTTTCAGTTTCTACCATTGTAAAATCAAAAAACTATCAGCCTTATTTTATTTACGGTGGCGACGGTTATTTTGATAATATGAATACTTTTTTTGGAGGTCAGGGATTTGATATTGTAGACCGAGATCGTGGAAATCCGCTTTCTGATGAAATTACAACAAATAGATTTGCAATTCCTGACCAAGAAGTTACCTTTGAAAATGCCTGGGGAATTTGCGATGAAGATCTTTATAATCAATCCGTAAAATATGCTGATAAAAATTTTAAATCCGATAAGCCATTTTTTCAGTTTGTAATGACCACTTCAAATCACAAACCGTATTCTTTTCCCGCCGGAAGGATAGATCTTGCACCGGGCGACAGAAACGCTGCTGTGAAATATACAGATTATGCTTTGGGAAAATTTATTGAAAAAGCCAAAACGAAACCCTGGTTTAAAAATACTGTATTTGTTATCGTAGCAGATCATTGTGCAAGCAGTGCAGGGAAATGGGAAATTAATATCGACAGACATCATATACCTGCCATAATTTATAATCTACCGAAGCAGATGCCAACAAAAATTGCTCGTTTAACATCACAGATCGATCTAATGCCGACTTTATTCGGTTATCTCGGCTGGAATTACACAACAAATCTCTATGGGAAAGATATTAATAAAACTCCGATAGGAGATGAGAGAGCCTTTATCGGTAACTATAGAACTTTAGGAATGTTGAAAGGTAATATTTTTACTCAAATAGACGACAGAAAATGTGTTAAACAATTCGTTGTTTCTGGTAATGAAAAGCAGATCTTAACAGTATCGAAAACAAAAAATAAGGATTTGGCTTCACAAACTATTTCTTATTATCAGACGGCAAGTATGAGATTTAAAAATGGTAAGATGAGAAATAAATAA
- a CDS encoding threonine aldolase family protein, translated as MKFSFKNDYSEGCHPRILDSLLRFNTDQQAGYGEDEYSLQAKNLIKEKTDNQAADIYFVSGGTQANLLVISSVLKPYQCVISASTGHILNNETGAIEATGHKVLSIETEDGKLKPSDIQPILDGHKNIPHQVMPKLVYISNSTELGTIYQKTELESLSKFCRENNLYLFMDGARLGHAITSEISDLSLKDVAKLTDIFYLGGTKNGALIGEAIVINNQSLQEDFAFNIKQKGALLAKGRLLGIQFLELLKDDLYFDLAKHANQQAMKIKNALCEKGISFLSDTFTNQIFPILSHEIIDKLSDKFEFYIWKNINENSSAIRLITSWNTKDEAVEDFIEIINNNNNI; from the coding sequence ATGAAATTTTCCTTTAAAAACGACTATTCAGAAGGTTGTCATCCCAGAATTTTAGACTCGCTTTTACGCTTCAATACTGATCAGCAGGCGGGTTATGGGGAAGATGAATATTCTTTACAAGCTAAAAATTTAATTAAAGAAAAAACAGACAATCAGGCTGCTGATATCTATTTCGTTTCGGGCGGAACTCAGGCCAATCTGCTTGTTATTTCTTCAGTTCTAAAACCATATCAATGTGTGATTTCTGCATCCACGGGGCATATTTTGAATAATGAAACAGGTGCCATCGAGGCGACCGGACACAAAGTTTTGAGTATAGAAACTGAAGACGGAAAACTAAAACCTTCAGATATTCAGCCAATTTTAGATGGTCATAAAAATATTCCTCATCAGGTGATGCCGAAATTGGTTTATATTTCAAATTCTACAGAACTTGGAACGATTTATCAAAAAACAGAACTTGAAAGTCTTTCTAAATTTTGTCGTGAAAATAATCTTTATTTATTCATGGACGGCGCAAGATTGGGACATGCAATTACTTCCGAAATAAGTGATTTATCTTTAAAAGATGTTGCTAAACTGACGGATATTTTCTATCTGGGAGGCACGAAAAACGGAGCTTTAATAGGAGAGGCGATCGTGATCAATAATCAATCTTTACAGGAAGATTTTGCTTTCAACATAAAGCAAAAAGGTGCTTTGCTTGCAAAAGGCAGATTGTTGGGAATTCAGTTTTTAGAACTGCTAAAAGATGATCTGTATTTCGATCTGGCAAAACATGCAAATCAACAGGCAATGAAAATCAAAAATGCTTTATGTGAAAAAGGGATTTCATTTCTTTCAGATACTTTTACAAACCAGATTTTCCCGATTTTGAGTCATGAAATTATTGACAAATTATCTGATAAGTTTGAATTTTACATCTGGAAAAACATCAATGAAAATTCTTCAGCAATTCGGCTGATCACATCATGGAATACAAAAGATGAAGCGGTTGAAGATTTTATAGAAATCATTAATAATAATAATAATATATAA
- a CDS encoding metal-dependent transcriptional regulator — MRTTLTEENYLKALFHLVDHEGKVTINELSKFLNVKMPSVNNMMKKFAEKKWVVYETYKPLKVTEKGRREAALVVRKHRLTEMFLVKKMNFGWENVHEIAEQLEHVHSKIFFDKMDEILDYPKFDPHGEPIPDKDGNIISQDLQKLSDCKVGENIVFASVTLSDDAFLNYLTERKLLLNTKIKIIKIEDFDRSVTVEVEGKQEVLSKKATEKILVKK, encoded by the coding sequence TTGAGAACAACATTAACAGAGGAAAATTATCTGAAGGCTTTGTTTCATTTAGTTGACCATGAAGGAAAAGTAACGATCAACGAACTCAGCAAATTTTTGAATGTAAAAATGCCGAGCGTCAATAACATGATGAAAAAATTTGCTGAAAAAAAATGGGTAGTTTATGAAACTTATAAACCGCTGAAAGTTACAGAAAAAGGCAGACGCGAAGCAGCTCTGGTCGTAAGAAAACATAGATTAACGGAGATGTTTCTCGTCAAAAAAATGAATTTTGGATGGGAAAATGTTCACGAAATCGCCGAACAGCTGGAACATGTACATTCCAAAATATTTTTTGATAAAATGGACGAGATTTTAGATTACCCCAAATTCGATCCTCATGGAGAACCAATTCCTGATAAAGATGGCAACATCATTTCGCAGGATTTGCAGAAATTAAGTGATTGTAAAGTAGGAGAAAATATTGTATTCGCTTCTGTAACGCTTTCTGATGATGCTTTTCTTAATTATCTTACAGAAAGAAAACTTCTTTTAAATACTAAAATAAAAATTATTAAAATTGAAGATTTCGACAGGTCTGTAACCGTGGAAGTTGAAGGAAAACAGGAAGTTTTAAGCAAAAAAGCGACTGAGAAAATTTTAGTAAAAAAATAA
- a CDS encoding TssN family type VI secretion system protein, with the protein MEFSSVKGVFLRYILVPLLAVIMMGILGAIRRNQPAIKIKVIIIYVLLCSLCLALPGFLGFAGNLFNPYYYLISQVVYLILGIFHVNLMHRFFRKHIQSFSLSVLFESVLSVTCVLLGAYLFVLIFRWISKDQGFPVMSATSALIFFVPMVFHYCYIQFISIPVDIYKTWRYSPDQKPPNFEGADFDRLMVLNVELSKNLEDANRFRIKAKTLPTGVTFGDWFFRVVDDYNHKNPQSIIHLSDESRESYYWIFYTKKSFFSFRKYIDFDQDISTNNISENEVVVCKRVIQHEEEGRRSPSQI; encoded by the coding sequence ATGGAATTTTCTTCAGTAAAAGGTGTATTTCTAAGATATATTTTAGTGCCGTTGCTGGCGGTAATTATGATGGGTATTCTGGGTGCGATCAGAAGAAATCAGCCGGCGATAAAGATCAAAGTGATCATCATTTATGTACTGCTTTGCAGCTTATGTTTGGCACTTCCTGGGTTTTTAGGTTTTGCAGGAAATCTGTTTAATCCTTATTATTACTTGATTTCTCAGGTTGTATATTTAATCCTTGGGATTTTTCATGTCAATTTGATGCATCGTTTTTTCAGAAAACATATACAATCATTTAGTCTCAGTGTCTTATTTGAGTCTGTACTTTCTGTGACCTGCGTGCTTCTGGGAGCTTATCTTTTTGTACTAATTTTCCGATGGATCAGCAAAGATCAGGGATTTCCGGTAATGTCTGCTACGAGTGCATTGATCTTTTTTGTGCCAATGGTTTTTCATTACTGTTATATTCAGTTTATCAGTATTCCGGTTGATATTTATAAAACATGGCGATATTCTCCGGATCAGAAGCCACCGAATTTTGAAGGAGCAGATTTCGACAGATTAATGGTTTTGAATGTTGAATTGAGTAAAAATCTTGAAGATGCCAACAGATTCAGAATAAAAGCCAAAACTTTGCCGACTGGTGTTACTTTCGGAGACTGGTTTTTCCGTGTGGTAGACGATTATAATCACAAAAACCCACAGTCGATTATTCATCTTTCAGACGAAAGCAGAGAATCATATTACTGGATATTTTATACAAAAAAATCATTCTTCAGCTTTAGAAAATATATTGATTTCGATCAGGATATCAGCACCAATAATATCTCTGAAAACGAAGTGGTAGTCTGTAAAAGGGTTATCCAGCATGAAGAGGAAGGAAGAAGATCACCATCACAAATTTAA
- a CDS encoding type VI secretion system baseplate subunit TssG, with translation MYDTSIVDMHYNKLQTDFKAEAVAVNLLKYHRAVSNIFIERIGINDRAYLKDIKSISSHYLGFDEEVLSIKTYREGIYDYLPEGLFHPPSLNTSRKNVESVVNEIRKQKRVEDDARKFFRPFELEIFFTEIGALLKEYDFDLASETDSLLKVFSELWPVVKMLDKKSAYIFIHIIPFFHQIRGDKKWFERCLTSFLRVPVEITFTPNIIDRIEREDDSMLLGNSRLGVTYIPSGRHMDGERNWIVNIGPIPYQDMKKYIPGNPFRKVLQALYDYCLPVSVDIEENFITEKKEYSFMLEDGERNSNRLGFSTFL, from the coding sequence ATGTACGACACCAGCATTGTAGACATGCATTACAACAAACTGCAGACAGATTTTAAGGCTGAGGCAGTTGCCGTGAATCTCCTGAAATACCATCGGGCAGTCAGCAATATTTTTATTGAAAGGATCGGAATCAATGACAGAGCTTATCTTAAAGATATCAAAAGTATTTCCAGTCATTACCTTGGTTTTGATGAAGAAGTTTTAAGTATAAAAACCTATAGAGAAGGTATTTACGACTATTTACCGGAAGGTCTTTTTCACCCGCCATCGCTTAATACATCACGGAAAAATGTAGAAAGTGTCGTTAATGAAATTAGAAAGCAAAAGAGGGTAGAAGACGACGCTAGAAAGTTTTTCAGACCTTTTGAGCTTGAAATTTTCTTTACGGAAATCGGTGCATTACTCAAAGAATACGATTTTGATCTTGCAAGTGAAACAGATTCTCTCCTAAAAGTTTTTTCAGAACTCTGGCCTGTTGTTAAAATGCTTGACAAAAAAAGTGCCTACATTTTTATACATATCATTCCGTTTTTTCATCAGATTCGCGGCGACAAAAAATGGTTTGAGCGATGTCTTACCTCTTTTCTGCGGGTTCCTGTGGAAATTACGTTCACTCCAAATATCATAGACAGGATAGAAAGGGAAGATGATTCTATGCTTCTGGGTAACTCCAGACTTGGGGTTACTTACATTCCCAGCGGTAGACATATGGATGGCGAAAGAAACTGGATTGTAAACATCGGGCCCATTCCTTATCAAGATATGAAAAAGTACATTCCCGGAAATCCTTTCAGAAAAGTTCTGCAGGCTTTGTATGATTATTGTCTTCCTGTAAGTGTAGATATTGAAGAAAATTTTATAACAGAAAAGAAAGAATATTCATTCATGCTGGAGGATGGCGAAAGAAATTCTAACAGGCTTGGTTTCTCTACTTTTCTGTAA
- a CDS encoding S1/P1 nuclease produces MKSIYLKMLFLMLISSSLYSYAWGLTGHRVIAEIAENHLSGKARREIKKMMGQERLAYWANWPDFIKSDTTGVWKQTSVWHYVNIDPQTDFSSFEKNLKAQAGPSLYSQIKTLSAQIKDEKTSEKDRKIALIFLIHMMGDLSQPMHTGRSEDLGGNKINVTYFGEKTNLHSVWDGKLVDSQKYSYTEYAKLLDIKSNDEVKQIQSGTLENWLFDSHQIANKIYAQTPDGSKLAYDYQYKFNDTMERQLLYGGLRLAKVLNDLF; encoded by the coding sequence ATGAAAAGTATTTATTTAAAAATGCTGTTTTTGATGTTGATCTCCAGTTCTTTATATTCTTATGCGTGGGGATTGACGGGACATCGTGTTATTGCCGAGATTGCAGAAAACCACCTTTCCGGAAAAGCGCGAAGAGAAATAAAAAAAATGATGGGACAAGAACGTCTTGCTTACTGGGCAAACTGGCCGGATTTTATTAAATCTGATACTACCGGAGTCTGGAAGCAGACATCAGTGTGGCACTATGTAAACATTGATCCACAGACAGATTTTTCATCTTTTGAAAAAAATCTTAAAGCTCAAGCCGGGCCGAGCCTTTACTCTCAGATCAAAACTTTATCTGCGCAAATAAAAGACGAAAAAACTTCTGAGAAAGACAGAAAAATAGCTTTGATTTTTCTGATTCATATGATGGGAGATCTTTCTCAGCCAATGCACACAGGAAGGTCTGAAGATCTTGGAGGAAATAAAATTAATGTTACTTATTTTGGAGAAAAAACAAATTTGCACTCAGTATGGGACGGAAAATTAGTAGATTCTCAAAAATACAGTTACACGGAATATGCTAAGCTTTTGGATATTAAGTCGAACGACGAAGTAAAGCAAATTCAGTCGGGAACGTTAGAAAACTGGTTATTTGATTCTCATCAAATCGCCAATAAAATCTATGCACAGACACCAGACGGCTCAAAATTAGCATACGATTATCAGTATAAATTTAATGATACAATGGAAAGACAGCTTCTATACGGAGGTTTAAGACTTGCAAAAGTGTTGAATGATTTATTTTAA
- a CDS encoding sigma-70 family RNA polymerase sigma factor, with protein sequence MRQLKITKQVTNRETASLDKYLQEIGKVELITADEEVDLAQKIRAGDRVALEKLIKANLRFVVSVSKQYQNQGLSLPDLINEGNLGLMKAAKRYDETRGFKFISYAVWWIRQSILQALAEQSRIVRLPLNKIGSINKINKAYAHLEQENERPPSPEELAEVLDMSEEDIKESMKNSGRHLSMDAPLVEGEDSNLYDVLRSGESPSPDKDLMLESLQIEIERALNTLTPREADLVRLYFGLNGKHPMTLEEIGETFDLTRERVRQIKEKAIKRLKHNTRSKILKSYLGK encoded by the coding sequence ATGAGACAATTAAAAATAACCAAGCAGGTTACCAACAGGGAAACCGCTTCACTAGACAAGTATTTGCAGGAAATCGGTAAAGTAGAATTGATTACGGCAGACGAAGAAGTTGATTTGGCACAAAAAATCCGCGCCGGCGATAGAGTCGCGTTGGAAAAATTGATCAAAGCCAACCTTCGTTTTGTAGTTTCAGTATCTAAACAATACCAAAATCAGGGACTTTCTCTTCCCGATTTGATCAATGAAGGGAATTTAGGACTGATGAAAGCTGCAAAAAGATATGACGAAACAAGAGGTTTTAAATTTATCTCTTACGCCGTATGGTGGATTCGTCAGTCGATTTTACAGGCTTTGGCTGAACAGTCGAGGATTGTAAGATTGCCACTGAACAAAATTGGTTCGATCAACAAAATCAATAAAGCTTACGCTCACCTTGAGCAGGAAAATGAAAGACCACCTTCTCCGGAAGAATTGGCTGAAGTTCTTGACATGAGTGAAGAAGACATCAAAGAATCAATGAAAAACTCTGGAAGACACCTATCAATGGACGCACCATTGGTAGAAGGAGAAGATTCTAACTTGTATGACGTATTGCGTTCAGGAGAATCTCCTAGTCCGGATAAAGATTTGATGCTGGAATCTCTTCAGATTGAAATTGAAAGAGCATTAAATACATTGACTCCAAGAGAGGCAGATTTGGTAAGATTGTATTTTGGACTGAACGGTAAACATCCAATGACATTAGAGGAAATCGGTGAAACTTTTGACCTTACAAGAGAGAGAGTTCGTCAGATCAAGGAAAAAGCAATTAAAAGACTAAAACATAATACGAGAAGTAAAATTTTGAAATCTTATTTAGGTAAATAA
- a CDS encoding FAD-dependent monooxygenase, whose product MNHISIIGAGIGGLTLGNVLKQQNLDFTIYESAQAIKPVGAGIMMAVNAMQIFDKLGLKEQIENAGNKIHGISITDEKLKTISTNNILALEKKFSSYNVAIQRADLQNILAKNLGYENIELDHQLNRIEKTENYHLTFKNGDNIESKIVFGADGIHSKIRNQIFKTGKIRNAEQKCWRGLTQFNLPEKYLHHALEIWGKGKRFGFVKISENKVYWYALINQNNFTENIDLIETFSDFDPLILQILESTKRENIIVNDIIDLAPIPKWFSENLCLIGDAAHATTPNMGQGACQSIEDAYVIGKLLEKNRNFNSVFEDFQNIRRKKVDHIVKTSWTIGKVSQWEKGNAIRNFFMRLIPESTNQKMIEKILQLEI is encoded by the coding sequence ATGAACCATATTTCAATTATCGGAGCCGGAATTGGTGGCTTAACTTTAGGAAACGTTCTGAAGCAGCAGAATTTAGACTTTACCATTTACGAATCTGCACAGGCAATAAAACCTGTGGGAGCAGGAATTATGATGGCAGTTAATGCAATGCAGATTTTCGACAAACTCGGTTTAAAAGAACAAATTGAAAATGCAGGAAACAAAATTCATGGAATTTCTATCACTGATGAAAAACTGAAAACAATTTCTACAAATAATATTTTAGCTTTAGAAAAGAAATTTAGTTCCTATAATGTCGCGATTCAAAGAGCTGATTTGCAAAATATTTTGGCAAAAAATCTAGGTTATGAAAATATAGAACTTGATCATCAATTAAATAGAATTGAAAAAACAGAAAATTATCACTTAACGTTCAAAAATGGCGATAACATTGAAAGCAAAATCGTTTTCGGCGCAGATGGAATTCACTCAAAAATTCGAAATCAAATTTTCAAAACGGGAAAAATCAGAAATGCTGAACAAAAATGCTGGCGCGGATTAACCCAATTTAATCTTCCTGAAAAATATCTTCATCATGCTTTAGAAATTTGGGGAAAAGGAAAACGCTTTGGTTTTGTTAAAATTTCTGAAAATAAAGTCTACTGGTACGCTTTGATCAACCAAAATAATTTTACAGAAAATATTGATCTAATTGAAACGTTCAGTGATTTTGACCCTTTAATTCTACAAATTCTGGAATCTACAAAACGCGAAAATATAATTGTGAATGATATCATTGACCTCGCTCCTATTCCCAAATGGTTTTCAGAAAACCTCTGTCTCATCGGCGACGCGGCTCACGCCACAACTCCTAATATGGGACAAGGAGCTTGTCAGTCGATTGAAGATGCTTATGTAATTGGGAAACTCTTAGAAAAAAACAGGAATTTTAATTCAGTATTTGAAGATTTTCAAAATATCAGAAGAAAAAAAGTTGATCATATCGTAAAAACCAGCTGGACAATTGGTAAGGTTTCGCAATGGGAAAAAGGAAACGCGATCCGGAATTTTTTCATGAGATTAATACCTGAAAGTACTAATCAGAAGATGATTGAGAAAATATTACAACTGGAAATATAA